One window from the genome of Dyadobacter sp. CECT 9275 encodes:
- a CDS encoding ClpP family protease: MNYGNEFRKYAVHHLGMNGLTVDGYVNHTVENMTRAVIEERPMNFREVDVFSRLMADRIIFMGTAVDDNIANIVVAQLLFLESADAKKDILMYINSPGGSVYAGLGIYDTMQYVRPDVATVCTSLAASMGAVLLAGGAAGKRSALPHARVMIHQPSGGAQGTSVDIEITTREIVKLRHELYEILAHHTGQTAEQIGIDSDRDKWLRATEAKEYGLIDEVLTRDK; encoded by the coding sequence ATGAATTACGGAAATGAGTTTAGAAAATATGCCGTTCACCATTTGGGAATGAACGGCCTTACAGTAGACGGCTATGTAAACCACACCGTTGAAAACATGACCCGCGCCGTCATTGAAGAGCGCCCTATGAATTTCAGAGAAGTAGACGTTTTCTCCCGCCTAATGGCCGACCGTATCATCTTTATGGGAACTGCGGTGGACGACAACATTGCCAATATTGTGGTAGCCCAATTGCTTTTCCTCGAATCAGCTGATGCAAAAAAGGATATCCTGATGTACATCAACAGCCCCGGCGGTTCGGTATATGCAGGGTTAGGAATTTATGATACCATGCAGTATGTGCGGCCGGATGTTGCCACCGTATGTACCAGTCTGGCAGCATCCATGGGTGCAGTGCTTTTGGCCGGAGGAGCAGCAGGTAAGCGTTCGGCTCTTCCGCATGCACGTGTGATGATTCACCAGCCTTCTGGAGGAGCCCAGGGAACATCTGTGGATATTGAGATCACCACCCGCGAAATTGTAAAACTTCGCCACGAGCTGTATGAAATCCTTGCCCATCATACCGGACAAACCGCGGAACAGATTGGAATTGACTCCGATCGTGACAAATGGCTACGCGCCACCGAAGCCAAGG